One genomic window of Roseateles sp. DAIF2 includes the following:
- a CDS encoding homoserine O-acetyltransferase, with translation MSSVGHVEAQRLRFDRPLPLRSGASISDYELVYETYGRLNADKSNAVLVCHALNASHHVAGTYADQDKSEGWWDNLIGPGKPLDTDRFFVIGVNNLGSCFGSTGPMHQNPATGRVYGADFPVVTVQDWVDAQARVLDHLGITQLAAVLGGSLGGMQALDWSLRYPDRMRHCIAIATAPSLSAQNIAFNEVARRAIITDPDFHDGHFYAHGVVPKRGLRVARMIGHITYLSDDVMEQKFGRQMRAAELGYSTQDIEFQIESYLRYQGDKFSEYFDANTYLLITRALDYFDPAREHGGDLSRTFASARCKYLLASFTTDWRFSPARSREIVKALLDNKRDVSYAEIDAPHGHDAFLLDDPRYHGVLRAYFNRIAGEFA, from the coding sequence ATGAGCTCGGTGGGGCATGTTGAAGCACAGCGGCTGCGGTTCGACCGCCCGCTGCCGCTGCGGAGCGGCGCAAGCATCAGCGATTACGAGCTGGTGTATGAAACCTATGGCCGGCTGAATGCCGACAAGAGCAACGCGGTGCTGGTCTGCCATGCGCTGAATGCCAGCCACCATGTGGCCGGCACCTATGCGGACCAGGACAAGAGCGAGGGCTGGTGGGACAACCTGATCGGCCCGGGCAAGCCGCTGGACACCGATCGCTTCTTCGTGATCGGCGTCAACAACCTCGGCTCCTGCTTCGGCTCGACCGGACCGATGCACCAGAACCCCGCCACCGGCCGCGTCTACGGCGCGGACTTCCCGGTGGTGACGGTGCAGGACTGGGTCGATGCGCAGGCGCGCGTGCTGGACCATCTGGGCATCACCCAGCTGGCCGCGGTGCTGGGCGGCAGCCTGGGCGGCATGCAGGCGCTGGACTGGTCGCTGCGCTACCCGGACCGGATGCGCCACTGCATCGCGATCGCGACCGCGCCCAGCCTGTCGGCGCAGAACATCGCCTTCAACGAGGTGGCGCGCCGCGCCATCATCACCGACCCCGATTTCCACGACGGCCATTTCTACGCCCATGGCGTGGTGCCCAAGCGCGGCCTGCGCGTGGCGCGCATGATCGGCCACATCACCTATCTCAGCGACGACGTGATGGAGCAGAAGTTCGGCCGCCAGATGCGCGCCGCCGAGCTGGGCTATTCGACCCAGGACATCGAGTTCCAGATCGAGAGCTATCTGCGCTACCAGGGTGACAAGTTCAGCGAGTATTTCGACGCCAACACCTACCTGCTGATCACGCGCGCGCTCGACTACTTCGATCCGGCGCGCGAGCATGGCGGCGACCTGAGCCGCACCTTTGCCAGTGCGCGCTGCAAATACCTGCTGGCCAGCTTCACGACCGACTGGCGCTTCTCGCCGGCGCGCTCGCGGGAAATCGTCAAGGCACTCTTGGACAACAAGCGCGACGTCTCCTATGCCGAGATCGATGCGCCGCATGGCCACGACGCCTTCCTGCTCGACGACCCGCGCTATCACGGCGTGCTGCGCGCCTACTTCAATCGCATCGCA